The Trichosurus vulpecula isolate mTriVul1 chromosome 4, mTriVul1.pri, whole genome shotgun sequence genome contains a region encoding:
- the LOC118847994 gene encoding olfactory receptor 10J1-like codes for MKRENYSEVTEFIFEGFSSFQEHQITLFMVFLALYILTLAGNAIIVTIISMDRYLHTPMYFFLSMLSISETLYTLVIVPRMLASLTGLNQPISLAGCATQMFFFITLAINNCFLLTAMGYDRYVAICNPLRYMVIVDKKMCTKLICGACGIGLTVATVQITSVFRLPFCEAKVPHYFCDILPVMKLSCVDTSIHDIINFIISSLVIVVPMGLVFFSYVLIISTILKIASAEGRQKAFATCASHITVVIIHYGCASIAYLKPKSENTRDQDQLISVTYTVFTPLLNPVVYTLRNKEVKDALRRAVGRKTLS; via the coding sequence ATGAAGAGGGAAAACTATTCAGAGGTGACTGAGTTTATTTTCGAAGGGTTCTCTAGCTTTCAGGAGCACCAAATTACACTCTTCATGGTATTCCTTGCTCTGTACATCTTAACCCTTGCAGGCAATGCCATTATTGTGACCATCATCAGCATGGACCGTTACCTCCATACTCCAATGTACTTCTTCCTAAGTATGCTGTCCATTTCTGAGACCTTGTATACATTGGTAATTGTCCCACGAATGCTGGCCAGCCTCACTGGTCTGAACCAGCCCATCTCTTTAGCAGGTTGTGCTACTCAGATGTTTTTCTTTATCACCTTAGCTATCAACAACTGCTTCCTGCTCACTGCAATGGGATATGATCGTTATGTGGCCATTTGCAACCCCCTGAGGTACATGGTAATCGTGGACAAGAAGATGTGTACCAAGCTAATATGTGGTGCATGTGGCATTGGTCTGACTGTTGCAACAGTTCAGATTACATCTGTATTCAGGTTACCTTTCTGTGAAGCAAAAGTACCCCATTATTTCTGTGATATCCTCCCAGTAATGAAACTTTCCTGTGTTGACACATCTATCCATGATATCATCAATTTTATCATTAGTTCACTAGTGATTGTGGTGCCCATGGGTTTGGTCTTCTTCTCCTATGTCCTCATCATCTCCACCATCCTAAAGATTGCATCTGCTGAGGGGCGGCAGAAGGCCTTTGCTACATGTGCTTCTCATATCACTGTGGTCATTATCCATTATGGATGTGCTTCTATTGCCTACCTTAAGCCCAAGTCAGAAAACACCAGGGACCAGGATCAACTGATCTCAGTGACTTATACAGTTTTCACTCCACTGCTGAACCCTGTTGTATACACTCTGAGGAATAAGGAGGTCAAAGATGCCCTGCGCCGGGCTGTGGGAAGGAAAACCCTATCCTAG